A single genomic interval of Actinomycetota bacterium harbors:
- a CDS encoding glycosyltransferase family 4 protein — translation EKSVCIGSFQKDGDGWKKGMSPKIIKGPDIFCDAVIKLSKEYPIFVLLTGPARGYVKKRLSENSVPFKHIFIKNFNKIPQYYKGIDYYFITSRAEGGPKALMESFISGVPLVSTRIGMIKDYCIDKENAMICPSESVNCLVDKFKEVHENKYLRQKIIENGFETVKELDWKVVIKSYYEKIYSKYFY, via the coding sequence GAAAAGTCAGTATGTATTGGTTCCTTTCAAAAAGATGGTGATGGATGGAAAAAAGGAATGAGTCCCAAAATAATTAAAGGGCCGGATATCTTTTGCGATGCTGTAATAAAGCTGAGTAAAGAATATCCTATTTTTGTTTTGCTTACCGGCCCCGCAAGAGGATATGTGAAAAAAAGACTATCAGAGAACAGTGTTCCCTTTAAACATATATTTATAAAAAATTTTAATAAAATTCCGCAATATTATAAAGGAATTGATTATTATTTTATCACTTCAAGAGCAGAAGGAGGGCCAAAAGCATTAATGGAATCTTTTATATCAGGTGTACCATTGGTTAGTACCAGGATTGGAATGATAAAAGATTATTGTATAGACAAGGAAAATGCAATGATATGTCCATCTGAGAGTGTAAATTGTCTTGTAGATAAATTCAAAGAGGTGCATGAGAATAAATATTTAAGGCAAAAAATAATTGAAAATGGATTTGAAACGGTGAAGGAGCTAGACTGGAAAGTTGTAATAAAGAGTTATTATGAGAAAATCTATTCAAAATATTTTTACTAG